A window of Panthera leo isolate Ple1 chromosome D2, P.leo_Ple1_pat1.1, whole genome shotgun sequence contains these coding sequences:
- the HELLS gene encoding lymphoid-specific helicase: MPAQRPASSDESLAPDPVEEPETAVITQAMLEEEEQLEAAGLERERKMIEKARMSWDRESVDIRYRRLQHLLEKSNIYSKFLLTKMEQQQLEEQKKKEKLERKKESLKVTKGKNSTDASEENPVMRKKRGREDESYNISEVMSKEEILSVAKKNKKENENESSSSNLCVEDLQKNKDSNSMIKNRLSETVRQNTKFFFDPVRKCNGQPVPFQQPKHFTGGVMRWYQVEGMEWLRMLWENGINGILADEMGLGKTVQCIATIALMIQRGVPGPFLVCGPLSTLPNWMAEFQRFTPDIPTMLYHGTQQERRKLVRNIHKRKGTLQIHPVVITSFEIAMRDRNALQHCYWKYLIVDEGHRIKNMKCRLIRELKRFNADNKLLLTGTPLQNNLSELWSLLNFLLPDVFDDLKSFESWFDITSLSETAEDIIAKEREQNVLHMLHQILTPFLLRRLKSDVALEVPPKREVVVYAPLSKKQEIFYTAIVNRTIANMFGCSEKETVELSPTGRPRRRSRKSINYSKIDDFPNELEKLISQIPPEVDRERAVVETNIPLESEVNLKLQNIMMLLRKCCNHPYLIEYPIDPVTQEFKIDEELVTNSGKFLILDRMLPELKSRGHKVLLFSQMTRMLDILMDYCHFRNFNFSRLDGSMSYSEREKNMHSFNTDPEVFIFLVSTRAGGLGINLTAADTVIIYDSDWNPQSDLQAQDRCHRIGQTKPVVVYRLVTANTIDQKIVERAAAKRKLEKLIIHKNHFKGGQSGLNQSKNFLDPKELMELLKSRDYEREVKGSREKVISDKDLELLLDRSDLIDQMNASGPIKEKMGIFKILENSEDSSPECLF, translated from the exons GCTCGCATGTCTTGGGATAGAGAGTCCGTGGACATTCGGTACCGTAGACTTCAACATTTGCTTGAAAAAAGCAATATCTACTCCAAATTTTTATTAACTAAAATGGAACAGCAACAACTAGAG gaacagaagaagaaagagaaattggaaagaaaaaaggaatctttAAAAGTTACTAAG GGTAAAAATTCCACTGATGCAAGTGAAGAGAATCCAG ttatgagaaagaagagaggaagagaagatgaatcatacaatatttcaGAGGTCATGTCAAAAGAG GAAATTTTGTCTgtggctaaaaaaaataaaaaggagaatgag aatgaAAGCTCCTCTTCTAATCTCTGTGTAGAAGAccttcagaaaaacaaagattcaAATAGTATGATTAAAAATAGATTGTCTGAAACGGTTAGGCAGAATACTAAATTCTTTTTTGACCCAGTTCGGAAATGTAATGGACAGCCCGTACCCTTTCAACAACCAAAACACTTCACGGGAGGAGTGATGCGGTGGTACCAAGTGGAAGGCATGGAATGGCTTAGG ATGCTTTGGGAAAATGGAATAAATGGCATTTTAGCAGATGAAATGGGATTGGGAAAGACAGTTCAGTGTATTGCTACAATTGCACTGATGATTCAGAGAGGAGTACCTGGACCTTTTCTTGTCTGTGGACCTTTATCTACACTTCCTAACTGGATGGCTGAATTCCAAAGATTTACACCAGAC ATTCCTACTATGTTATATCATGGAACCCAGCAGGAACGTCGAAAATTAGTAAGGAATATTCACAAGCGGAAAGGGACCCTGCAGATTCATCCTGTGGTAATTACTTCATTTGAAATAGCCATGAGAGACCGAAATGCATTACAG CACTGCTATTGGAAATACTTAATAGTAGATGAAGGACACAggattaaaaacatgaaatgccGTCTGATCAGGGAGTTAAAACGATTTAATGCAGATAACAAACTTCTTTTGACTGGTACTCCCTTGCAAAACAATTTATCAGAACTTTGGTCATTACTGAACTTTTTGTTGCCAGATGTATTCGATGACTTGAAAAG CTTTGAATCTTGGTTTGATATCACTAGTCTTTCAGAAACTGCTGAAGATATTATTGCTAAAGAACGAGAACAGAATGTATTGCATATGCTGCACCAG ATTCTAACACCTTTTTTACTGAGAAGACTAAAATCTGATGTTGCTCTTGAAGTTCCTCCTAAGCGAGAAGTAGTTGTTTATGCACCGCTTTCAAAGAAACAAGAGATCTTTTACACAGCCATTGTGAACCGTACAATTGCAAACATGTTTGGATGCAGTGAG AAAGAAACAGTTGAGCTAAGTCCCACTGGACGACCAAGACGGCGTTCCAGAAAGTCAATAAATTACAGCAAAATAGATGATTTCCCTAATGAATTGGAAAAATTGATCAGTCAAATACCGCCAGAAGTAGACCGAGAAAG AGCTGTTGTGGAAACGAATATCCCTCTAGAGTCTGAAGTTAATCTGAAGCTGCAGAATATAATGATGCTCCTTCGTAAATGCTGTAATCATCCGTATTTGATTGAATACCCAATAGACCCGGTCACACAAGAGTTTAAG ATTGATGAAGAGTTGGTAACAAATTCTgggaaattcttaattttggatCGAATGCTGCCAGAACTAAAATCCAGAGGTCACAAG gtGCTGCTATTTTCACAAATGACAAGAATGTTAGATATTTTGATGGATTACTGCCACTTTAGAAATTTCAACTTCAGCAGGCTTGATGGATCCATGTcttattcagagagagaaaaaaat ATGCACAGCTTCAACACAGATCCAGAGGTGTTTATCTTCTTAGTCAGTACACGAGCTGGTGGCCTGGGCATTAATTTGACTGCAGCAGATACAGTTATCATTTATGATAGTGATTGG AATCCCCAATCTGATCTTCAGGCCCAGGATAGATGTCATAGAATTGGTCAGACAAAGCCCGTTGTTGTATATCGTCTTGTCACAGCAAATACTATTGATCagaaaattgtggaaagagcagctgctaaaagaaaactggaaaagttGATCAtccacaaaa atcaTTTCAAAGGTGGTCAGTCTGGATTAAATCAATCTAAGAACTTCTTAGACCCTAAGGAATTAATGGAATTATTAAAATCTAGAGATTATGAAAg agAAGTAAAAGGATCAAGAGAGAAGGTCATTAGCGATAAAGATTTGGAGTTGTTGCTAGATCGAAGTGATCTCATTG atCAAATGAATGCCTCAGGACCGATTAAAGAGAAGATGGGGATTTTCAAGATACTAGAAAATTCTGAGGATTCCAGTCctgaatgtttgttttaa